Genomic window (Pseudovibrio brasiliensis):
ATCGACAAAGATCCGATCCTTGTGATCTCGGAGGAAGAGCATCTGATCGGATTTGCCCGTGTTCTCAAAGAAAGCACGGAGGTCGCGCTGCTCGATTGTCTGTTTGTGTTGCCAGAGGCACACGGAAAAGGCCACGGTGCATGGCTGTTGGAAGGCGCGGAGGAAATCGCCAAACGCATGCAGTGCACCCAGTTGCGCCTTGAATCAGATGCAAACGCTGCTCCGTTCTATGCTCATCACGGCTATCACAGCACCAGCAACAGGCCGAGTGCCTTTCAGGGCGCTGGCCCGATTGAGCACATGCAGAAGGATCTCACACCTCAGATCCACGAGGTCTCCGAAATTGACCTGAAGCTCGATGTGGCCGCCACCTGGGACTTTGCGACCCACAACAGCGAGGCAATCAAAGCCAATTGGCAGACCCTGATCTCTGACAATCCGGATCTTTGGGATGGCAAGGTTCTGTCACTCTATCAATACTCCTTCGAAAACGCCCAGTTCACTGGCGAGCTGGTAGAGATCAACTACTCCGAATTTCTGGCATGGCGCGACTGGGGCTTCCCAGATAGAAGCGCAAAGAACCTGTTCGGCTGCACTGTGCTGCGCTCCAGAGAAGGTCACTTGGTCTTTGGTAAAATGGCTGGCAACACCGCAACCGCCGGTCAGGTCTACCCACCAGGTGGAAATCTTGATCTCAATGATATCACTCCCTCTGGTGAGGTGGATATCTTCGGCTCCATCGCCCGCGAACTGGAAGAGGAAACCGGCTTCACACTCGATCAGGGTGATCTGGGTGAGGTGCTCGCCATTGAAGACGGACCACGGCTGGCCATTGCCCGTATTCTAACATTGCAACTCAGCTCAAACGAAATCCTTTCAAAAATCTCACATTTCAACGCAAACCAGGAAAAACCTGAGTTAGAAGAGGCAGTTATCATTACATCACCGGAAGACCTGAAGGCCTATCGCGTGCCACCTTATGCAATCGCGCTCACCGCACATCTGTTAAATTAACGAGCTATATTCATTTGCAGACTTGTATTTGGTGCCAAAACAATCTTGAGTAGCGCTCAAGCTAACATTTTTCGCATGCTGGGCTCATGCTCCAAGGCCATCAGCCCAGCACCAAACTGAGATAATTGGACTTCAAAATGGCCAGACCTTATGCCCTGCTAGACGTTTTCACTGATAAGGCGCTGGCAGGTAATCCGCTTGCAGTCGTTCTGGACGCAAAAGCACTATCAGACTCTCAGATGCAGCGGATCGCCTGCGAGTTCAATCTCTCTGAAACCGTGTTCGTTCTGCCGCCGGAAAACCCGGCCCACAACGCCTCCATCCGCATCTTCACACCATCCATGGAACTGCCATTCGCTGGTCATCCAACTGTCGGCACCGCAGTGCTGCTGGCTGAAAACCGCTTCGGCGCACCGGATAACGACATGGATATGCTGGTACTGCTGGAAGAGAAAGTCGGTCTGGTTCGCTGCGCTGTCGCCCTGCAAAAAGGCAAAGCCACATCCGCTGAATTTGATGTGCCAAGGCTGCCAAAGCCAGCGCAGAAACTGGGCGACAAAGATGTAATCGCCGCAGCCCTCTCACTGGAACCAAATGAAATCACTTTCGAAAACCACAAGCCGAAAGCGTGGGAAGCTGGTGTTCCATTTGCATTTGTTCCGGTGGCCGACATGGACGCCATCAACCGCATCCAGCCTGTACAAAAGTACTGGGACCAAGCGTTCGGCGACATCGCGCACAACAACGCCTTCGCCTATTGCCGCCAGACCATCCATGTAGACAGCGCCTTCCACGCACGTATGGTATACTTGGAAAACGGCCTGCCTCGGGAAGACGCAGCAACCGGTTCTGCTGTTGCCGCCTTCGCGGGGTCCATTGCCGAGTTTGATGCCCCGCTGGATGGCACACACAAGTATCTCATTGAACAGGGCTTCAAGATGGGCCGCCCCTCGTCCATCTCACTGGAAATGGAAATGCAGTCCGGCAAAATCCACGCGCACCGCATTGGCGGGCAGGCAGTTGTCCTCGCGCGCGGCGAACTGCTGCTTTGATCGATTATTCCGGAGGAGCGCTTCAAGACTCCTCCGCTTTCCCTCAACGCTGTGAACCAATTGAGATTATCTCAGCGTGAGCTGCATATACTTTTGAGTAATCAGAGCCCTGTCTTTGAGTAAAATTCTTGCGTTTCCACCTCATATCCGCTAGGAAAATTACAGATTTGGCAAAAACGAGACTTACTCGGTAACGCTTAAAGAAGAATTGGCTAGTAATTTCAGACGAGTATCTGACACCTAAGTGATTAGAAACGTTTGATTCTGAGCCATAGCGACGAAAAGGCAGCTGACAGATAATGATCGCGAACCGCGACAATCTGAATGAAAACAGCACCATGCGCCCGCATGGCGGCCTCTTCCTACGCACCCTCCTTCTACTTAGATGCCCCTAGGCGTCGGCTGCCCCGTATCTGGGCGGGCACTTAGGGGATCATCTAAATATCTGAGATTGAAGGAAAATCCCCAGGCGCTATTCAGGACAAACAAGCTGTCGGGGCAAAGTTGAAGGCATCACCAATGACCGCATCCGCTAAAGACCAAGTAGTTATTTTCGACACCACCCTGCGCGACGGAGAACAGTCTCCAGGCGCGTCCATGACATTGGAAGAAAAGCTGCAAGTCGCAGAATTACTTGACACAATGGGCGTTAACATCATTGAGGCTGGCTTCCCGATTGCGTCTCAGGGTGACTTTGAAGCGGTCAGTGAAATCGCCAAACGCTCTAAAGACTCCATCATCGCAGGTCTGGCCCGCGCAATTCCGGCAGACATCGACCGCGCTGGCGAAGCAATTAAGCTGGCAAATCAAGGCCGTATCCATACTTTCGTCTCCACCTCTCCGATCCATCTGCAGTTCCAGATGAACAAGACCGAAGAGCAGGTTCTGGAGATCATCACCAAAACCGTGACACAGGCTCGTAACCTGATCGATGACATCGAGTGGTCCGCCATGGATGCCACCCGTACCTCTATCGAATACCTGAGCCGCTGCGTGGAAGCCGCCATCAACGCAGGCGCAACCACCATTAACCTGCCGGACACCGTTGGCTACGCAACACCTGCTGAATATCAGAGCATGTTCGAGCAGATCATCGCAAACGTGCCGAACTCAGATAAGGCAGTGTTCTCAGTGCATTGTCACAATGACTTGGGTCTGGCCGCTGCAAACTCTCTGGCTGGTGTTGCAGGTGGTGCACGTCAGATCGAATGTACAATCAACGGCTTGGGCGAGCGTGCTGGTAACGCGGCTCTGGAAGAAATCGTCATGGCCCTGCGCACTCGCAGCGATGTGTTGCCGTACGAATGCTCCATCAATCCAGCCTACCTGACCCGCGCTTCCAAGCTGGTTTCCGCCGTTTCTTCCTTTCCCGTCCAGTATAACAAAGCCATCGTAGGTAAGAACGCATTTGCTCACGAGAGCGGCATTCACCAGGACGGCATGTTGAAGCACGCAGAAACCTACGAAATCATGCGTCCGGAAGACGTAGGGGTTCGCGCAACCTCCCTGGTCATGGGCAAGCACTCCGGTCGTCATGCATTCAAAGACAAGCTGTCTGAGTTGGGTTACGAGCTGGGCGACAACGCTCTGCAGGAAGCCTTCCGTCGCTTTAAAGACTTGGCAGACCGTAAGAAAAACGTCTACGACGAGGACATTGAAGCACTGGTGGAAGACCAGATCACCATCGAAAGCGAAAGCGTCAAGGTTATCGCTCTGACCGTGATTGCAGGTACCGGCGGACCTCAGAAAGCCATCCTGACAATGGACGTCAACGGCAAGCACGAAACCCGCGAAGCCACTGGCGACGGCCCTGTCGATGCAACCTTCAATGCCATCAAGGCAATCTGGCCGCACGATGCAACCATGTCCCTCTATCAGGTACATGCAGTGACCGAAGGCACCGATGCGCAGGCTGAGGTATCTGTTCGTCTGGAAGACAACGGCAAGATCGCAACCGGTAAAGGTGCAGACACCGATACACTGGTCGCATCCGCTCGCGCCTACGTTTCTGCACTGAACAAACTGGCTATTCGCCGCCAGCGTCAGGTGAACGTTGAAGACGCAATCAGCGTCTAAGCCTATAGAAATTCAAGGAAAGAGCGCGGGTTGAATGCCCGCGCTTTTTTTGTGCCTGCTTAGGCAGGAACAGCCAGCTTCTGACAGCTTGGGCTCAGCACTTGATAAAACTCACAGGGCATACCATCGACCATCCGGGTTTCACGGAATTCAAAGCCAGCACGTGTCATCACCTTCTTGGAAGCATGGTTCTCAGGATGTGCAAAAGCAAGCAGATGAGAGTAGTAGGTGTTCTCAAAGAACCACTCCACAAGCGCCTGCGCAATCTCACTGCCAAGCCCTTGGTTCCAATAGTGTTGATGCAGGGTGTAGCCCATCTCGACTTCCGCGGTCTTCTCATAAAGAGAGAAGCCGGCTCGTCCAACAAACTCACCATCACGCGTAGACAGATGCCACTTACTGAAGCCCATCAGCTCCTGCGTTTCAATGAAACCAGCCAACCGCTTTTTCACGGTAGAGATGTCCCAGGCCACATTGGTGGGCTGCAGATACCGGTTAACAACTGGGTTACTATGGAGGCAAACTAGATCTGCCAGATCATCAGAGGTAAAAGGACGTGCCCGGAGCCGTTTGGTTTCCAGAATTGGGAGTGTCACGCTCGCTTCCTCCATTATAATCACACGCCAGCCTATCCGTGAAAACAGGCCACGTGAGACCAACAGCCTCTGGTCATTTTCGGAGATCAGTTTCCCAAAGAAAGACCACTTTTAATGCATGCGCTATGCTTATAAGCATGGGCGAAACTTAAAGGCGAGTGCTTGATGGCACTTTAATATGTCTAAAAAGCGTCAGAACCCATGTTTCATGCAATCCTTTGAAATTCAGTAGGATTTTCTCGAAGAAAGTATGCAGACAACATTTATTGCGGCAAAATTACGTTCTCAAATTACCATAGATTTGCCGGATAACGCTATTTATGCGATCCGCACAATGACTTAAGGTAAACCTACCCTAACAGCACCCGTAACAATCACTTAAAATTAGTACTGGTCGGTGGAGTAATCTCACACCGACCAGAGCTCTAAGGAGCCTCAGCTCCGCCGCAAATTTAAATTCTCGGAAAAAAGTATGGCTTGTTTGGCGGCCTCTGCCAAACGTGCGCCTCTCTTTAAAGAAACC
Coding sequences:
- a CDS encoding GNAT family N-acetyltransferase, whose translation is MRPAEKGQAIALTNIMHAAKGHWGYDPQDMQEFRDHWKITPEMIDKDPILVISEEEHLIGFARVLKESTEVALLDCLFVLPEAHGKGHGAWLLEGAEEIAKRMQCTQLRLESDANAAPFYAHHGYHSTSNRPSAFQGAGPIEHMQKDLTPQIHEVSEIDLKLDVAATWDFATHNSEAIKANWQTLISDNPDLWDGKVLSLYQYSFENAQFTGELVEINYSEFLAWRDWGFPDRSAKNLFGCTVLRSREGHLVFGKMAGNTATAGQVYPPGGNLDLNDITPSGEVDIFGSIARELEEETGFTLDQGDLGEVLAIEDGPRLAIARILTLQLSSNEILSKISHFNANQEKPELEEAVIITSPEDLKAYRVPPYAIALTAHLLN
- a CDS encoding PhzF family phenazine biosynthesis protein, with amino-acid sequence MARPYALLDVFTDKALAGNPLAVVLDAKALSDSQMQRIACEFNLSETVFVLPPENPAHNASIRIFTPSMELPFAGHPTVGTAVLLAENRFGAPDNDMDMLVLLEEKVGLVRCAVALQKGKATSAEFDVPRLPKPAQKLGDKDVIAAALSLEPNEITFENHKPKAWEAGVPFAFVPVADMDAINRIQPVQKYWDQAFGDIAHNNAFAYCRQTIHVDSAFHARMVYLENGLPREDAATGSAVAAFAGSIAEFDAPLDGTHKYLIEQGFKMGRPSSISLEMEMQSGKIHAHRIGGQAVVLARGELLL
- a CDS encoding 2-isopropylmalate synthase gives rise to the protein MTASAKDQVVIFDTTLRDGEQSPGASMTLEEKLQVAELLDTMGVNIIEAGFPIASQGDFEAVSEIAKRSKDSIIAGLARAIPADIDRAGEAIKLANQGRIHTFVSTSPIHLQFQMNKTEEQVLEIITKTVTQARNLIDDIEWSAMDATRTSIEYLSRCVEAAINAGATTINLPDTVGYATPAEYQSMFEQIIANVPNSDKAVFSVHCHNDLGLAAANSLAGVAGGARQIECTINGLGERAGNAALEEIVMALRTRSDVLPYECSINPAYLTRASKLVSAVSSFPVQYNKAIVGKNAFAHESGIHQDGMLKHAETYEIMRPEDVGVRATSLVMGKHSGRHAFKDKLSELGYELGDNALQEAFRRFKDLADRKKNVYDEDIEALVEDQITIESESVKVIALTVIAGTGGPQKAILTMDVNGKHETREATGDGPVDATFNAIKAIWPHDATMSLYQVHAVTEGTDAQAEVSVRLEDNGKIATGKGADTDTLVASARAYVSALNKLAIRRQRQVNVEDAISV
- a CDS encoding GNAT family N-acetyltransferase; its protein translation is MTLPILETKRLRARPFTSDDLADLVCLHSNPVVNRYLQPTNVAWDISTVKKRLAGFIETQELMGFSKWHLSTRDGEFVGRAGFSLYEKTAEVEMGYTLHQHYWNQGLGSEIAQALVEWFFENTYYSHLLAFAHPENHASKKVMTRAGFEFRETRMVDGMPCEFYQVLSPSCQKLAVPA